In Mycobacteriales bacterium, the genomic window CGGGCACTCCGGCTCGACCGCGCAGTCGAGGCACCGGTCGCCCGAACCGACCGGGGCGTGCTCGGGACGGAAGTGGGCCAGTCCGCCGAAACTGGAGACCCGCGTCGCGGGCCGGCCGACGATGTAGCGCAGCCAGTCGAGGTCGTGGCAGGACTTGGTCATGAGCATGAACGACGATGTGTCCTCGCGCCGCCAGTTGCCACGGACGTAGGAATGCGCCTGGTGCCAGAAACCGACCGGCTCGAGGTGCTGGATGTTGACGACGTCGCCGATCCAGCCGGAGTCGACGGCCTGCTTGAACGCCCGGGTGTAGGGCGTGTAGCGCATCACGTGGCAGACCGCGAACATCACGCCGGCCCGTGTCACCGCGTCGACGATGGTGCGGCACCCCTCCTCGGTCGGGGCCATCGGCTTCTCGAGCATGAGGTGGTAGCCGGCCTCCGCGAGGGCGACGGCCGGCTCGACGTGGTGGTGGTCCTGGGTGGTGACGATCGCCGCATCGGCGATCTTGCCCGCGGCGGCGAGCTCCTTCCAGGATTCGAACACCATCTCCGGCGGGATGCCGTGGGCGGCGACGATCGCTTCCCGCTGATGTTCCCGCGGCTCGGCGACCGCGACGACGCGGGCGCGCTCGGGGTGCTCGGCGATCCACGAGGCGTAGACCGAGCCACGCTGCCCGGCACCGACCAGAGCGAGCGTCACGGGACCGTCGGGGCGCAGCGGAGAGGAGGTCACGGCGTCAGCCTAATCTCCCCGCCGGATTTCCCGGTGACGGCAGGCTAGGCCCAGAGCTGGCCCTCGAGCGCGTTCTCCGCGTCCGCGAGGGTGCCGGCGTAGGCGCCGGTGGACAGGTACTTCCAGCCGCCGTCGGCGACGATCAGCGCGATGTCGGCCCGCTGTCCGGCCTGCTCGGCCCGGTGGGCGCAGGCCAGGGCGGCGTGCAGGATCGCTCCGGTGGAGATGCCGGCGAAGATCCCCTCCACCTCGATCAGCTGCCGGGTCCGCAGCAGCGCGTCGCGGGAGCCGACCGAGAACCGGGTGGTGAGCACGGTGTCGTCGTAGAGCTCGGGGACGAACCCCTCGTCGACGTTGCGCAGCCCGTAGACCAGCTCCCCGTAGCGCGGCTCGGCGGCGACGACCTGGATCCCCGGGACGTGCTCACGCAGGTAGCGCCCGGCGCCCATCAGCGTGCCGGTGGTGCCGAGCCCGGCCACGAAGTGGGTGATCGACGGCAGGTCGGCGAGCAGCTCCGGGCCCGTGGTGGCGTAGTGCGCCTCGGCGTTGGCCGGGTTGCCGTACTGGTAGAGCATCACCCAGTCGGGGTGGTCGGACGCGAGTTGCTTGGCGACCGCGACGGCCTCGTTGGAGCCGCCGGCCGCGGGTGACGAGATGATCTCCGCGCCGTACATCTCGAGCAGCTGCCGGCGCTCGGTCGAGGTGTTCTCCGGCATCACACAGATCATCCGGTAGCCGCGCAGCCGGGCCAGCATCGCCAGTGAGATCCCGGTGTTGCCGCTGGTCGGCTCCAGGATCGTCGCGCCGGGCCGGAGCAGACCGTCCTTCTCCGCCGCCTGGATCATGAAGAACGCCGCCCGGTCCTTCACCGACCCGGTCGGGTTGCGGTCTTCGAGCTTCGCCCACAGCCGTACGTCGCCGGACGGCGACAGGCGGGGCAGACCCACCAGCGGAGTGCCGCCGAGCGAGTCGAGCAGCGAGTCGTAGCGGGCCATGACGGCCTCAGCCCCCGGCGACCGCGGGGAGGATGGTCACCGAGTCGCCGTCCTTGACCTTGGTGTCCAGGGCGCCGGTGAACCGCACGTCCTCGTCGTTGACGTAGACGTTGACGAAGCGGTGCAGGCCGCCGTCGTCGGTCACCAGCCGGCCCTTGATGCCGGGGTGCCGGCCGTCGAGGTCGGTGAGCAGCGAGCCGAGCGTGTCGCCGGCTCCTTCGACGGCCTTCTCGCCGCCGGTGTAGCTACGCAGGATGGTCGGAATACGAACGTCGATAGCCATGGAAGGCTTGCTCCTCGGGAGAAATCGCGATGGT contains:
- a CDS encoding cysteine synthase, yielding MARYDSLLDSLGGTPLVGLPRLSPSGDVRLWAKLEDRNPTGSVKDRAAFFMIQAAEKDGLLRPGATILEPTSGNTGISLAMLARLRGYRMICVMPENTSTERRQLLEMYGAEIISSPAAGGSNEAVAVAKQLASDHPDWVMLYQYGNPANAEAHYATTGPELLADLPSITHFVAGLGTTGTLMGAGRYLREHVPGIQVVAAEPRYGELVYGLRNVDEGFVPELYDDTVLTTRFSVGSRDALLRTRQLIEVEGIFAGISTGAILHAALACAHRAEQAGQRADIALIVADGGWKYLSTGAYAGTLADAENALEGQLWA
- a CDS encoding Gfo/Idh/MocA family oxidoreductase, producing the protein MTSSPLRPDGPVTLALVGAGQRGSVYASWIAEHPERARVVAVAEPREHQREAIVAAHGIPPEMVFESWKELAAAGKIADAAIVTTQDHHHVEPAVALAEAGYHLMLEKPMAPTEEGCRTIVDAVTRAGVMFAVCHVMRYTPYTRAFKQAVDSGWIGDVVNIQHLEPVGFWHQAHSYVRGNWRREDTSSFMLMTKSCHDLDWLRYIVGRPATRVSSFGGLAHFRPEHAPVGSGDRCLDCAVEPECPYSAPRLYRGLLAEGRLGWPLSVITDDLTEDGVDEALRDGPYGRCVYHCDNDVVDHQVVAMEFDGGVTATFTMTAFSEAAHRRTQVFGTRGRIDGDGERISVLDFVTGRTEVLDVTSAGSDTASGHGGGDAGLVDAFVTALATGNPGNIRSGPAETLETHLTVFAAERARRSGTVEEITAEALAGSS
- a CDS encoding MoaD/ThiS family protein, translated to MAIDVRIPTILRSYTGGEKAVEGAGDTLGSLLTDLDGRHPGIKGRLVTDDGGLHRFVNVYVNDEDVRFTGALDTKVKDGDSVTILPAVAGG